AATCCGTCAGCGGGTGTTTTAATAAGCCAGTGATAACTTTTAAAGGACAAGTCACAACGTCTGCTCCAATTTCTGCACATTTTATCAAATGCATGGTATGTCTTACAGAAGCTGCTAACACTTGTGTATCAAAGCCGTAATTTTGGTAGATATGAACAATCTGTTCGATTAGCTCCAACCCGTCATAAGAGATGTCATCTAATCGGCCAATGAATGGAGAAAGATAGGTGGCTCCAGCTTTTGCAGCAAGAATTGCTTGACCTGAAGAAAATACCAAAGTACAGTTAGTGCGAATTCCTTCACTGTGAAAATATTTGATTGCTTTCACACCATCTTTGATCATCGGAATTTTCACCACGATTTTGTCATCAATTTTGGCAAGCTCTTTTCCTTCTTTGATCATGCCTTCATAGTCAGTAGAGATGACTTCGGCACTTACTTTATCATCAACGATGTTACAAATAGCTTTGTAGTGCGCAGTTACATTTTCTGCTCCGCTGATGCCTTCCTTTGCCATAAGTGATGGGTTGGTAGTTACACCATCCAATACACCAAGGTCATATGCTTCTCTGATTTCGTCCAGATTTGCGGTGTCAATAAAGAATTTCATGATTGAATTGTTAATAAAATGGTCACCTAACTTCCTTTAAAGTTATGTACAAATGAATTGTACTCCTACAATAAGACTTTAGATGGGTTAAATAGATTTAATTGCAGTGGACAAAGTTAGAAGATTAATCAAGATTAGGAACTTGATAATGCACTGCTTCACAAAAAAAAGGGTAAAAAAGAAGCGGCATCGCACCGCTACAACCGCCTACCCTTGCTTCCTTCCGGACCTGGGGGATTCAGCAGGAGCTGGTCGTGCCGCTAGGCCACAAAGGTAAGGCAAAAATTACAGTTTACAATCCCTGAATGGAATATTTGCTTTGATATCTATTATCTGTACTGACTGTCAATGCGATAATTATTCAGAATCTTTCAAATAAAATTTTCTATGCTTTGGAAGCTTGAAGTTGAAACTCTAAAGGACTACAAGTTTTAAATTCGTCAACCTCTAAATCCTCAAAAATTTCTTCGTCAAATTCCATTTCAGTTTTTTCAACTTTTCCATCAGGGTGGATGATCAGTTCTAATCCAGTAAAATCCTCGGGGTTGACCTGAACAAGTACCTGATAGTCATCAAAGACTCTTTTAAAATAATGGGAAAGAACTTTTGCCATAATTGCTTTTTATTGCAAAGGTAGAAAATCATTTCTTCTCTTAATATCTAGAAGTATATGGGTAGGAATAAAATTGATTGTATTCCTCAGTCGGTGTTTGAGTCTCTTTAATTCGATCAAATACGTAAAAGGCCTGTATCAATAACTCCTGATCGCTATAAGTTTTTGCATAGCCTATTCCTTGGTTTTCTACCTTGAATAATACTCCATAGGGGCCTATGATTTCATATCCATTAGGATTTTTCTTTCGTTGGATTTTTATGGTTTCCCCATCAGCAAACTCAAACCTTGCTGAGCCAAAAAAGTAACTACCTCTTCCTTTTGCTATCAGTTCATTCGTTTGATTGTTGACTATCCTTACTTTGGAGAGGCTCTGAATATCTTTATGAAAGAAAATCCTCGTGTCATTCGATTCTTTAATTAGGTCGGCAAATAAAAAACCTTTGTCAATTTTTAAACTTACCGAGGAATCTAATTCTGTTCCGTATGGAATATCCATGACGGGTGTGCTCCATTTTGGGCCGTTTTGAGCAAAAGAACTTACTGTTAAGAAAAATACTCCAATAGCAATTAAATTTTTCATCTGAAGTGTAGTTTAGAATATTGTTTTACGAGTTCAAGACTTTATAGTTTACAAGGATTGCATCTTTTGGAGCAGCGAAATTTCTGAAGTGAAGAATTTTTTTTGAAAAAAAAATGACTTGATGCTTTGTACTTCATAATCCCTTTCTAAATTTGCTGCCATTCTTATGAAAACATTCGCAAACAAATATTGGTGGTGGCATTCTTATTCTTTCCAAAAGGAAGTTTAGAAAGCCCCTGCAATAAAATTTGCGTTACGATATAGTATAAAAGGCTTACTGGATTTCCGGTAAGCCTTTTTTATTGAAAATAACCACGAAATGACTCAAGTAAAACTCCCGATTTTAACCACTTATAGAAAGCGATTAGCGGATACAATTACTCCTGTGAGTATTTATCTGCAAATCCGAGATCGATTTGCCAATCCGATTCTTTTGGAGAGTTCTGATTACCATGGACACGAAAATAGCTATTCCTATATCTGTTTTAATCCATTGGCTACTTTTACTTTCAATGCAGGTAAAGTAGAAGAAACTCTTCCTCTTGGACATTCGGTTTCGTATGAGGTTAACTCAGATCAGAGGCTGATGGATAGTCTAAGAGCTTTTGGAAATAAATTTGATATCTCTCAGGATAAATTCAAGTTCAGTTCCAATGGACTTTTTGGATATATCAAGTACGATTCAGTTGCATATTTTGAGGATATCCAACTTGAAAATACGGAGCCAAATGCGGTTCCTATGATGCAGTACTCTGTCTACCAAAATATTATTGTGGTGGACCATTATAAAAATGAATTGCACCTTTTGGAACATCGCATCGCTGGGGCAGAAAATCCTGAGTTGATGGATGAAATCGAGCGTTTACTGGCGAATAAAAATATTCCGAGTTATTCATTTAAGCGAGTAGGGGAAGAAAACTCAAACTACACGGATGAGGAGTTTTTAAAGATATTAAATCAAGGAAGAGAGCATTGCTTTAAAGGCGATGTTTTTCAGATCGTGCTTTCCAGAAGATTTAGCACAGAATTTAAAGGCGATGAATTTAATGTATATCGAGCTTTACGCTCTGTAAACCCATCGCCTTATTTATTCTATTTCGATTATGGCTCTTTTAAAGTTTTCGGAAGTTCACCGGAAGCCCAGATCGTGGTGAAAGAAAATAAAGCCACGATTTATCCCATTGCAGGGACTTTCCGAAGGACTGGTAATGATCAGGAGGATGCAGCTTTGGCAAGAAAGCTTTACGATGATCCAAAAGAGAATTCAGAACATGTCATGTTAGTGGATTTGGCTAGAAATGACTTAAGCAGGACTTCTGAGAAAGTAACGGTGGATGTTTTCAAAGAAATCCAGTATTACTCTCATGTGATCCACTTGGTTTCAAAGGTTACAGGAGAGTTGCCAGAAAAAGCCAACCCTTTACAGCTGGTAGCAGATACATTTCCGGCTGGAACGCTTTCAGGAGCACCAAAGTATCGGGCAATGCAGCTAATTGACGAATTAGAAAATGTCTCCAGAGAGTTTTACGGAGGAGCCATTGGGTATTTGGGCTTCAACGGAGATTTCAATCATGCCATATTAATCAGGTCTTTTGTCTCAGAAAACAATCATCTGAGATTTCAAGCAGGAGCTGGGGTAGTTGCCAAATCAACCATTCCATCAGAATTGCAAGAAGTGGCCAATAAACTGGAAGCCTTACGAGTTGCACTTCGTGCGGCGGAGAATATTTGATTGAAAAATTGTAAGATTTTAAAGTTGAAAAATTATGGCAAAGGTTGATCGATTTGAAGATTTAAATGTTTGGAACCATGCAATCGAAATAGGATTGAAAATTTACCAACTGGTAGAGTCAAATCATTTGGTAAGGGATTATCGAGCAAAGGATCAACTTATAGGAGCTGCAATTTCAATTTCAAACAATATAGCAGAAGGGTTTGAGTACAACAGTAATCGTCAATTTATAAAATACTTAGCTATTGCTAAAGGATCTGCTGGAGAGCTAAGAAGTCAACTGTTTTTATTAGTTAAAGCAAATAAAATAACAGAAAAAGAATATGAATTTCTCTATCAAGAGATGATTCAGATTTCCAGTGAGATAAAAGGATTTATTAAATACTTGAAGGGATTTGAACAGAAGAAAAAAGGGAAATGAATCCAATATTCCAATTTTCGAATTTTTCAATCTTTCAATTACAATACGGAAAAATAAAACAATAAAGATGAGAATCTTAGTCCTAGATAATTATGATTCCTTTACCTATAACCTGGTTTATATCATTAGGCAATTGGGTTATGGAGGGCAAATGGATGTTTATCGTAACGATAAAATAACAGTGGAAGAGGTAGATCAGTACGATAAAATCCTACTTTCTCCAGGACCCGGAATTCCAGAAAATGCGGGTATTATGCCGGAGCTGATTAAAAAATACGCGGATACCAAGTCAATTTTGGGTGTTTGTTTAGGACATCAGGCTATAGGAGAGGCCTTTGGTGGAGATTTAACCAATTTATCAGAAGTGCTTCATGGAGTGTCTTCTACGGTAAAAGTTTCGGATGATTTGCTTTTCAAAGAGGTTCCCGATACTTTTAGTATTGGTAGATATCACTCTTGGGTAATCAATGAAATCACCCTTTCCGAGGATCTTGAAGTGATTGCCAGAACACCAGATCAACAGATCATGGCAGTAAGACACAAGAAGTTTGATGTCAGAGGATTACAGTTTCATCCAGAAAGTATCTTGACAGAAAATGGTATCCAAATCATAAAAAACTGGCTAGAAAGTTAAATCTAGCAACACCCTAACAACCCCCTTTATTATGAAAGATATTATTAACCACTTAATAGAACATCGGACTCTTAGCCAAACGCAGGCCAGAGAGGTTTTGAAAAACATCACATCAGGTGACTACAACCAAAGTCAGATTGCGGCTTTTATGACAGTTTACATGATGCGAAGTATTACGGTTGAAGAACTTTCCGGTTTTCGTCAGGCTATGTTGGAGCGATGCATTGGAGTGGATATAGCCGAATACGATGCGATGGATCTTTGTGGTACTGGTGGTGATGGAAAAGACACGTTTAATATTTCAACTCTTTCTTCTTTCATTGTGGCAGGAGCTGGTCAGAATGTGGCTAAACATGGAAACACTGGAGTATCATCGATCTGTGGTTCCTCAAACCTTTTGGCCTATTTTGGCTATGAATTCACCAGTGATATTGATAAAATTCGTCAAAGCCTGGACGATGTAGGTATTTGTTTTTTACATGCCCCACTTTTTCACCCTGCAATGAAACATGTAGGTCCTATCCGAAAGGATTTGGGTGTAAAAACTTTCTTCAACATGCTAGGCCCTATGGTTAATCCAAGTTTTCCGAAAAAGCAGATGGTTGGTGTCTTTAGTTTAGAATTAGCCAGGCTTTACGGATACCTTTATCAGGAAATGGATGCTAGATTTTCAATCATTCATGCCATGGAAGGATACGATGAGATTTCTTTGACAGGAGATTTTAAAATGATTTCTAATGAAGGAGAAAAAGTTCTTAATCCAAAGGACTTAGGGTTGCAAAAATTAGATGCTACTTCGATTGAGGGGGGAAAGACAATTGAAGAATCAGCAAAAATATTTGAATCCATCCTCAAAGGAAAAGGTACAAAAAGTCAAAATTCGGTGGTTTTGGCAAACTCTGCTGCCGCATTGGTGACCGCGCAAGAAGGGCTTTCGTTTCCTGATGCCGTAGCTAAAGCTGAGGAAGTTTTACTCTCGGGAAAAGCATTGGATGTATTTGAAGGACTTGTTAACCCAAAAACTACCGTTTCATTAGCCTAAATCACATGAATATTTTAGATAAAATTATTGCAAGAAAGCATGAAGAAGTTGCTGAAAAAAGCAGCTTGGTTCCTGTGAAACTACTAGAGAAAAGTCTGTTTTTCGAAGGGAAAGTAGTGTCAATGAAAAAATATGTGACAGATCCGGAAAAATCAGGTGTCATTTCTGAATTTAAAAGAAAATCTCCTTCCAAAGGATTGATCAATGGTGCTGCCGCTGTAGAAAGTGTGAGTATTGGATACATGCAGGCGGGGGCTTCAGCATTATCCATTTTGACAGACAAAGATTTCTTTGGAGGATCTAACGAGGATTTGAAGACTGCTCGAAAATTCAATTACTGCCCAATCTTAAGAAAGGACTTTGTTGTGGATGAATATCAGATTTTGGAAGCAAAATCTATAGGCGCTGATTGTGTTTTATTGATTGCAGCTGCTTTGGAGCCAAAGAGATTGAAGGAATTGGCAGCTTTTGCCAAAAACTTAGGGCTGGAAGTGTTGATGGAGGTGCATGATGGAGAGGAATTGGAAAGAAGTTTATGTGATGATTTGGACTTGGTGGGAGTAAATAATCGTAACCTGAAGACTTTTGACGTTTCCTTAGATACATCGTTAGAATTAGTGGATCGAATACCTTCTGAATTTGTAAAAATTTCAGAAAGTGGGATTTCTAAGCCAGAAACCTTAGTAACCTTAAAGAAATCTGGATTTGACGGGTTTCTGATTGGTGAGAATTTCATGAAATCTGCTAGACCAGAACAGTCTGCGTACACTTTTATCAAGGAATATAAAAAGTTGCTATCGAAAGAAATAGCATTGAATAAGGTCTGATGCAAATCAAAGTATGTGGTATGCGGGAGCCGGATAATATTCTGGCTTTGGTCGAAGAAATCCAACCCGATTGGATGGGATTGATTTTTTATGCCAAGTCTCCACGTTTTGTGCCTTCTGAAAAAGTAAAGGAGTTAGCAAAAGTTTCGCTTCCTAAAGTGGGTGTTTTTGTAGATGAAACGGTAGAGGAGGTGCTCCAGAAAATTAAGGAGTTCAACCTTTCTGCAATCCAGCTTCATGGGAGTGAAAGCCCAGAATATGTTCGAGAACTCAAATTGAAAACGAATAAAAAGCTTTGGAAAGTTGTGTCGGTTGGGGATAGGGTAGAATGGGAAACATTGAGAGCTTATGTGGGGTTGGTAGAATGTTTTCTGTTTGACACAGCTACAAAGAATCATGGTGGTTCGGGTAAACAGTTTAATTGGCAGATTTTAAAAGATTATCCTTTTGAGGTGCCATTCATTCTGAGCGGAGGCATTGATGAGGAGTCAGCCGATGAATTACTTCGATTTGCAGAGAATTCTCCCCAGCTAAAAGGGATCGATTTAAACTCCAAATTCGAAGATGCACCAGGGCTGAAGAATATAGAGAAGCTGAAGAGTTTTAAAAATAAAATTAGACCATAGTGTTTAGTCCATGTTCCTTGGACTAAAACTATCAACTATAAAATATATGATCAAAGTAGATGAAAAGGGCTTTTACGGCAAATTTGGTGGAGCATATATACCAGAGATGTTGCATCCGAATGTCGAAGAACTGAGAGAAAACTATGAGTCAATTATGGCTTCTAAGGAATTTCAGGATGAGTTTAGAGGTTTGTTGAAAGATTATGTAGGAAGACCAACACCGCTTTATTTTGCTTCCAGACTATCTGAAAAGTATGGCGCTAAAATTTATCTAAAGAGAGAAGATCTTTGTCATACGGGAGCTCATAAAGTGAACAACACCATCGGTCAGATTATTCTGGCCAAAAAGCTGGGTAAAAAGCGGATTATTGCGGAAACAGGAGCCGGACAGCATGGAGTAGCAACAGCTACAGTCTGTGCTTTGATGGGGATGGAATGTACCGTTTATATGGGAGAAATAGACATTGCCCGTCAGCATCCTAATGTGGAAAGAATGAAGATTTTGGGTGCGACAGTTGTACCCGCTACCTCTGGTTCCAAGACTCTAAAAGATGCAACCAATGAAGCCATGCGTGCCTGGATCAATAATCCAGTGGATACCCATTATATCATTGGTTCGGTTGTAGGCCCTCATCCTTATCCAGAAATGGTAGCGAGATTTCAGTCTGTTATTTCAGAGGAAATCAAGTGGCAATTGAAAGAAAAAGAAGGTAGAGAAAATCCTGATATAGTCATTGCTTGTGTGGGCGGTGGATCAAATGCTGCTGGAGCATTTTATCATTATTATAATACTCCAGAAGTACGATTGGTTGCTGCAGAAGCTGGAGGTTTAGGTGTGGATTCTGGAAAGACAGCAGCTACCACTTCCAAAGGGACGCCAGGGATCTTACACGGCTCAAAGACTATTCTTATGCAAACTGAAGATGGACAAGTGGTAGAGCCGCATTCCATATCAGCAGGTTTAGATTACCCAGGAATAGGTCCTGTTCATGCCCATTTATTTGATGTGGGGAGAGGGGAGTTTGTAGCCGTGGATGATAAAGATGCGATGGAAGCCGGCGTAGAGTTAAGCAAGTTAGAGGGCATTATCCCAGCCATTGAATCTGCACATGCGCTTTATGCTTTGAATAAAATTGAATACTCCAAAGATGATGTGATCGTAGTCAACCTTTCTGGTAGAGGAGACAAAGATCTGGAGACCTATATTAAATGGGGGAAATATTGATTTTGGAATTATGAAGTAGGTTTTATAAGGTCTATGGAACTTCGGTTTTTTCTAAACATTCAACCTTTTAGTAATCTAATCTCGAATGATGAATGCTGAATTTAGAATATTGAAGTAACACAGCTTTCAATCCTTACCGCCTTCCAACCCCCAAGTCAATTTTCCAATTTTAAAATTTTTCAATTCCGAAAAAAATGAACCGAATACATACATTATTTAATACTAAAAAGGAACGCGTTCTCTCTATCTATTTTACAGGAGGGTTTCCTGAATTGGAAAGCACGATGGAAATCATGGAAGCGATCCAAGCAGGTGGCGCTGATATCATTGAGATCGGGGTTCCCTATTCTGATCCTGTGGCTGATGGTCCGACTATTCAGGATAGTAATATGATCGCATTGGAAAATGGTATTTCGCTGAAAAAGATTTTCGAACAATTAAAGGGCTTTCGTGCCAAAATTCATATTCCAGTGGTTATGATGGGCTACCTAAATCCGATCATGCAATATGGAATGGAGGAGTTTTGCAAGAAGTGCAAAGAAGTAGGAATAGATGGATTAATCCTCCCAGATCTACCAATGCAGCAATACTTGGATGACTATAAGAGTCTTTTTGAGGAATATGAATTGGTGAATACTTTCTTGATTTCACCTCAAACTTCAGAAAATAGAATTCGTGAGATTGATGAAAATACCAATGGCTTTATCTACATGGTCTCCTCCCATAGTATAACAGGGGCGAAGGCCGGGATTTCTGAAGAACAGATAGCTTACTTCGAGCGAGTAAAAGCAATGAATCTGAAGAACCCAAGGTTGATTGGCTTTGGGATCTCTGATGCCGAGACTTTCTCTAAAGCTTCAGAATATAGCAATGGAGCAATTATCGGATCGGCTTTTATTAAGACAGTAAAAGATTCTAAAAGTTTAAGTGAGGATATTCAGAAATATTTAAAAAGTATTGTTGAATAAAAAGTAAGCCATTTTATCTCATTTTCTAATAAAAAATTTATCAATCCGAAGTCTCGTACTTCGTATTTCGCAAATCGTATTTCACCATGATTATTCAGCTTCAACCCGATATATCCGAAAGCCAAAAAGATAAATTGATCCGTGAGGTCAACGGAATCGGCTACAAAACAACCGAAGTAAAAACCCAGTTGGGAGACTATTTGATCGGGATCGGTAAAAAGGATTTTGATATCCGAAAAATTGGTCAAATGGATGGCATCGTCGATATCCATATTGTTTCTGACGAGTATAAATTAGTATCCAAAAAGTGGAAGGCCAAACCAACCTCAGTGGATTTGGGAGATAACATCTTTATCAAGGATGGAGAGATGGCTGTAATTACTGGGCCTTGCTCAATAGAGTCCGAGGAGCAAATCCGTGCGGTGGTTGCCCATTGTATAGAAAATGACATCAAGATGATGCGTGGAGGAGTTTTCAAGCCAAGAAGTAGTCCATATGCCTTTAGAGGTTTAGGGTTGGAAGGTTTGAAATTATGGCATGAAATCGCCAGTGAAGCTGGTATAAAGATCGTGACGGAAGTGATGCAAACTTCACAGATCGAAGAAATGTATCCTTATGTGGATGTATATCAAGTAGGAGCTAGAAATTCCCAAAATTTCAATTTGCTTGATGAGTTAGGTAAGGTGGACAAAGCCGTCATGATTAAGCGAGGAATTTCGGGAACGATCGAAGAACTATTGCAGTCTGCAGAGTACGTGTTCTCGGGAGGAAATGAGAAATTGATTCTCTGTGAAAGAGGAATCAGAACTTACGAAAGAGCTTCTAGAAATACTTTGGACTTGAATGCAATCCCGATTTTGAAAGCTAAATCGCATTTGCCGGTCATAGTTGATCCATCTCATGGAATCGGTATCCGCGCTTATGTGCCACAAATGGCTTTGGCAGGAGTAATGTCTGGTGCAGATGGAATTATTTATGAATCCCATGAAGTTCCTGAAAAAGCTTATTCAGACGGTCAGCAGACGCTTGATTTCGCACAAAGTGCAAGGTTAGCCGCATGGATCAGAGAGAGTTTTGCAATGCGGAAAGGATTTGATTTGTTGTAAAGTATTGATTTCTAGAATTACCTGATTAAATTAGAGGCATGAATCCAACACCAAGAACTTTCGTACATCATTCTTATTACCATTCTCAATGAAGGGATAGGATGACTATGGATTTTTGGTAAAAAATAATAGAGGCCTATTCCTAGCGGAATAGGCCTTTTTTGTTTCTAGAAAAACAATAACCGTTCTGCTGCTTCTCCAGAAGCTGCATCTCTTAGGATGAATTTCGTCCTGCTTATGGAGAAGCAGAACAACAGAAATTAGAAGAAAACAAAATATGGTTTGTGAAGACACAAACCACGGCAATGTTATCGTCTAGCCTCTGGAGAAGCTGGACAACTGAAAAGAAGAATATTTAATTAGAACAGAATATACCCAAATAGCAAGAACATGAATTCAAAACCAAAAGACTGGGTCTTTAGCGATCCGAGATTACAGAAACTCAGGCAGGAGTATGACACATATACTTCGGAGGACTTTAAAGTTTGGAAGATCCTTTTTGAAAGGCAGATGCCAAACTTACCAAAGGCGGCCTCCAAAGCCTACCTTGATGGTGTGGAGATCGTTGGTTTCTCAGCAGATCGAATTGCGAATTTTGAGGATTTGAATCAAATTTTAGCAAAAACTACAGGTTGGGAAGTTCAGGTGGTTCCTGGTTTGATTGATGATGATTTGTTTTTTGGCTTACTAAACAATAGACGATTCCCATCATCCACTTGGCTAAGGAAAATGGAGCAGTTGGATTACTTGCAGGAACCGGATATGTTTCATGATGCATTTGCTCATATGCCCATGTTGACCAATCAACCTTATGTGGACTTTCTGGAAAAACTTTCCGGCATAGCTTTAAAACATATCAACAATCCTTGGGCGATCCAGCTTTTAAGTAGGATTTATTGGTTTACCATAGAGTTTGGATTAATAAAAGAGGGTGGAGAGCTAAAAATTTACGGTGCAGGTATCTTAAGTTCAGCAGGAGAGACTAAATTCAGCCTTTCAAATGAACCGAATCATATAGATTATGATGTTCGAAGGATTTTGAATCAAGAATACTGGAAAGATCGCTTCCAAGATAAATACTTTGTGATCGAGAATTATGAGCAGCTTTACGAATCGCTTCCAGAGATAGAGGAAGTGTTGGAGGAGATGCTTTTAGAGAAAAGACAATAGACATTAGACGCTAGACATAAGAATTGAGGATGGTTAATCTTGAATCTTGAGTCTAGCGTCTTGATACTGAAAAATGAAAATAGCAGTCATAAAATATAATTCCGGCAATGTGCAGTCGGTACTCTACGCTTTAGAAAGACTTGGGGTAAATGCTGAGTTGACAGATGATCCTGAGGTGATTCGAGCGGCCGATAAAGTGATTTTTCCAGGGCAAGGTGAAGCAAGTACTGCGATGAGATACCTTAAAGAGCGAAAGTTGGATTCTTTAATTAAGGAATTGAAGCAGCCTTTCTTAGGGGTTTGTTTAGGCTTGCAGCTTTTATGTGAGTATTCTGAAGAAAATAGAACAGAATGTTTAGGAGTTTTTCCAGTTCAGGTTAAACGATTTATTCCGGAAAATTCGCAGGAATTTAAAGTTCCTCATGTGGGTTGGAATGAGTTGGAAAATTTATCAGATAACCCCTTGTTAAAGGATTTACCAGCCGAACCATTTGTGTAT
Above is a window of Algoriphagus machipongonensis DNA encoding:
- the fsa gene encoding fructose-6-phosphate aldolase; amino-acid sequence: MKFFIDTANLDEIREAYDLGVLDGVTTNPSLMAKEGISGAENVTAHYKAICNIVDDKVSAEVISTDYEGMIKEGKELAKIDDKIVVKIPMIKDGVKAIKYFHSEGIRTNCTLVFSSGQAILAAKAGATYLSPFIGRLDDISYDGLELIEQIVHIYQNYGFDTQVLAASVRHTMHLIKCAEIGADVVTCPLKVITGLLKHPLTDSGLAQFLADHAKAAGK
- a CDS encoding anthranilate synthase component I family protein produces the protein MTQVKLPILTTYRKRLADTITPVSIYLQIRDRFANPILLESSDYHGHENSYSYICFNPLATFTFNAGKVEETLPLGHSVSYEVNSDQRLMDSLRAFGNKFDISQDKFKFSSNGLFGYIKYDSVAYFEDIQLENTEPNAVPMMQYSVYQNIIVVDHYKNELHLLEHRIAGAENPELMDEIERLLANKNIPSYSFKRVGEENSNYTDEEFLKILNQGREHCFKGDVFQIVLSRRFSTEFKGDEFNVYRALRSVNPSPYLFYFDYGSFKVFGSSPEAQIVVKENKATIYPIAGTFRRTGNDQEDAALARKLYDDPKENSEHVMLVDLARNDLSRTSEKVTVDVFKEIQYYSHVIHLVSKVTGELPEKANPLQLVADTFPAGTLSGAPKYRAMQLIDELENVSREFYGGAIGYLGFNGDFNHAILIRSFVSENNHLRFQAGAGVVAKSTIPSELQEVANKLEALRVALRAAENI
- a CDS encoding four helix bundle protein, producing MAKVDRFEDLNVWNHAIEIGLKIYQLVESNHLVRDYRAKDQLIGAAISISNNIAEGFEYNSNRQFIKYLAIAKGSAGELRSQLFLLVKANKITEKEYEFLYQEMIQISSEIKGFIKYLKGFEQKKKGK
- a CDS encoding anthranilate synthase component II, whose protein sequence is MRILVLDNYDSFTYNLVYIIRQLGYGGQMDVYRNDKITVEEVDQYDKILLSPGPGIPENAGIMPELIKKYADTKSILGVCLGHQAIGEAFGGDLTNLSEVLHGVSSTVKVSDDLLFKEVPDTFSIGRYHSWVINEITLSEDLEVIARTPDQQIMAVRHKKFDVRGLQFHPESILTENGIQIIKNWLES
- the trpD gene encoding anthranilate phosphoribosyltransferase — translated: MKDIINHLIEHRTLSQTQAREVLKNITSGDYNQSQIAAFMTVYMMRSITVEELSGFRQAMLERCIGVDIAEYDAMDLCGTGGDGKDTFNISTLSSFIVAGAGQNVAKHGNTGVSSICGSSNLLAYFGYEFTSDIDKIRQSLDDVGICFLHAPLFHPAMKHVGPIRKDLGVKTFFNMLGPMVNPSFPKKQMVGVFSLELARLYGYLYQEMDARFSIIHAMEGYDEISLTGDFKMISNEGEKVLNPKDLGLQKLDATSIEGGKTIEESAKIFESILKGKGTKSQNSVVLANSAAALVTAQEGLSFPDAVAKAEEVLLSGKALDVFEGLVNPKTTVSLA
- the trpC gene encoding indole-3-glycerol phosphate synthase TrpC, with the translated sequence MNILDKIIARKHEEVAEKSSLVPVKLLEKSLFFEGKVVSMKKYVTDPEKSGVISEFKRKSPSKGLINGAAAVESVSIGYMQAGASALSILTDKDFFGGSNEDLKTARKFNYCPILRKDFVVDEYQILEAKSIGADCVLLIAAALEPKRLKELAAFAKNLGLEVLMEVHDGEELERSLCDDLDLVGVNNRNLKTFDVSLDTSLELVDRIPSEFVKISESGISKPETLVTLKKSGFDGFLIGENFMKSARPEQSAYTFIKEYKKLLSKEIALNKV
- a CDS encoding phosphoribosylanthranilate isomerase, producing MQIKVCGMREPDNILALVEEIQPDWMGLIFYAKSPRFVPSEKVKELAKVSLPKVGVFVDETVEEVLQKIKEFNLSAIQLHGSESPEYVRELKLKTNKKLWKVVSVGDRVEWETLRAYVGLVECFLFDTATKNHGGSGKQFNWQILKDYPFEVPFILSGGIDEESADELLRFAENSPQLKGIDLNSKFEDAPGLKNIEKLKSFKNKIRP
- the trpB gene encoding tryptophan synthase subunit beta; translation: MIKVDEKGFYGKFGGAYIPEMLHPNVEELRENYESIMASKEFQDEFRGLLKDYVGRPTPLYFASRLSEKYGAKIYLKREDLCHTGAHKVNNTIGQIILAKKLGKKRIIAETGAGQHGVATATVCALMGMECTVYMGEIDIARQHPNVERMKILGATVVPATSGSKTLKDATNEAMRAWINNPVDTHYIIGSVVGPHPYPEMVARFQSVISEEIKWQLKEKEGRENPDIVIACVGGGSNAAGAFYHYYNTPEVRLVAAEAGGLGVDSGKTAATTSKGTPGILHGSKTILMQTEDGQVVEPHSISAGLDYPGIGPVHAHLFDVGRGEFVAVDDKDAMEAGVELSKLEGIIPAIESAHALYALNKIEYSKDDVIVVNLSGRGDKDLETYIKWGKY
- the trpA gene encoding tryptophan synthase subunit alpha — its product is MNRIHTLFNTKKERVLSIYFTGGFPELESTMEIMEAIQAGGADIIEIGVPYSDPVADGPTIQDSNMIALENGISLKKIFEQLKGFRAKIHIPVVMMGYLNPIMQYGMEEFCKKCKEVGIDGLILPDLPMQQYLDDYKSLFEEYELVNTFLISPQTSENRIREIDENTNGFIYMVSSHSITGAKAGISEEQIAYFERVKAMNLKNPRLIGFGISDAETFSKASEYSNGAIIGSAFIKTVKDSKSLSEDIQKYLKSIVE
- a CDS encoding bifunctional 3-deoxy-7-phosphoheptulonate synthase/chorismate mutase, with amino-acid sequence MIIQLQPDISESQKDKLIREVNGIGYKTTEVKTQLGDYLIGIGKKDFDIRKIGQMDGIVDIHIVSDEYKLVSKKWKAKPTSVDLGDNIFIKDGEMAVITGPCSIESEEQIRAVVAHCIENDIKMMRGGVFKPRSSPYAFRGLGLEGLKLWHEIASEAGIKIVTEVMQTSQIEEMYPYVDVYQVGARNSQNFNLLDELGKVDKAVMIKRGISGTIEELLQSAEYVFSGGNEKLILCERGIRTYERASRNTLDLNAIPILKAKSHLPVIVDPSHGIGIRAYVPQMALAGVMSGADGIIYESHEVPEKAYSDGQQTLDFAQSARLAAWIRESFAMRKGFDLL
- a CDS encoding phenylalanine 4-monooxygenase, which codes for MNSKPKDWVFSDPRLQKLRQEYDTYTSEDFKVWKILFERQMPNLPKAASKAYLDGVEIVGFSADRIANFEDLNQILAKTTGWEVQVVPGLIDDDLFFGLLNNRRFPSSTWLRKMEQLDYLQEPDMFHDAFAHMPMLTNQPYVDFLEKLSGIALKHINNPWAIQLLSRIYWFTIEFGLIKEGGELKIYGAGILSSAGETKFSLSNEPNHIDYDVRRILNQEYWKDRFQDKYFVIENYEQLYESLPEIEEVLEEMLLEKRQ